The Triticum dicoccoides isolate Atlit2015 ecotype Zavitan chromosome 6A, WEW_v2.0, whole genome shotgun sequence genome has a window encoding:
- the LOC119318166 gene encoding uncharacterized protein LOC119318166, translating to MKSVIGFVSPFACTSLGGGVIRLKTATVPVLAFFRSGEKIQDIVWPKTIEIKGRMKWGVFKKFLKDLRHSQNRSIMVISLLLNVESSKNGLEGMKQVSKDVKVNKRIGLATTEDGSYIYVCPGHKDIITVLAKYGFWKGASTIDRNQDSFIGFVVRDRKPLVNTSEGEVSIEKIQEIGGTHMEAQEVIYENQSYPVHPLHALVDDGLYFCRPPLVLAEQGSYCPYPPPGLLGHDFHARHPPIGLSGQGLHPHAPECQGVFHQLPPCARGQGFITHRAPNFTLEYFRPLTDHGNNNGSQHLRPPSGSAPGHLWHRMSCARSGNNLPGFERSEGFSGSSSTYYSRFENGSGSMPPN from the exons TGGGGAAAAAATTCAAGATATTGTTTGGCCGAAAACCATAGAAATCAAAGGAAGAATGAAATGGGGGGTTTTTAAAAAATTCCTCAAGGATCTTCGTCACTCTCAAAACCGGTCAATAATG GTTATTTCCCTGTTGTTGAACGTTGAGTCTTCGAAAAATGGCTTAGAGGGAATGAAGCAGGTAA GCAAAGATGTTAAAGTGAACAAAAGAATTGGTTTAGCAACAACAGAAGATGGTTCATATATTTATGTATGTCCTGGACACAAGGACATAATAACAGTCCTTGCAAAATATGGTTTCTGGAAAGGCGCGTCAACAATCGATAGAAACCAAGACTCATTTATTGGTTTTGTTGTACGGGACCGAAAACCACTAGTAAACACAAGTGAGGGAGAGGTAAGTATTGAGAAAATACAAGAAATCGGGGGCACTCACATGGAAGCACAAGAAGTGATATATG AAAACCAATCATACCCTGTTCATCCTCTTCATGCACTAGTAGATGATGGCCTATACTTTTGTCGTCCTCCCCTTGTACTAGCAGAGCAAGGCTCATATTGTCCGTATCCTCCTCCTGGACTACTAGGTCACGACTTCCATGCTCGGCATCCTCCTATTGGACTATCAGGTCAAGGGTTACATCCTCATGCCCCAGAATGTCAAGGCGTCTTTCATCAGCTTCCTCCTTGTGCAAGAGGTCAAGGCTTCATTACCCACCGCGCTCCCAATTTCACACTAGAATACTTTAGGCCATTAACAGATCATGGAAACAACAACG GTTCACAACACTTGAGGCCACCTAGCGGTTCTGCTCCTGGTCATTTGTGGCATAGAATGTCGTGCGCAAGGTCCGGGAATAATCTTCCTGGTTTTGAAAGATCAGAAGGCTTCTCTGGCTCTAGCTCCACATATTACTCTAGATTCGAAAATGGGTCAGGTAGCATGCCTCCCAACTAA